Proteins encoded in a region of the Solanum dulcamara chromosome 9, daSolDulc1.2, whole genome shotgun sequence genome:
- the LOC129903809 gene encoding acylsugar acyltransferase 3-like, with translation MDNKYLDCNDQGVEYLNVQINCPMSQVLNNPYVEALDVVFPQDLPWNTTSLDRSPLVVQLSHFNCGGLAVSVCISHKIADGYSVGQFLKDWASTTRDDQLDFKSSPWFGANSLFPPKLDDPPIVNGITHEPQRLSKAYHFSSSNLGRLKAMVVATNSGVVHNPTSIEVVTALVHKCGVVSSSTLLSTDENHTPTTTSMFKPSLLWQVMNLRPPLPLNAIGNGTYYFTAIATSEDEIQVPNFVDQLVKAKQHVKDKLKEINVNELGSRALEESKVAKNIMADDDYYLCSSFRNFGLYTIDFGWGRPIRVVPASHPRKKTLHFLDDPNGDGINVHITLTQHHMLLFQNNKDLLEFASPIGISQNII, from the coding sequence ATGGATAATAAGTACCTTGATTGCAATGACCAAGGTGTTGAGTATTTAAATGTCCAAATCAATTGTCCAATGTCTCAAGTTCTCAACAATCCCTATGTTGAAGCTCTAGATGTAGTCTTCCCACAAGATTTGCCTTGGAATACTACTTCCTTGGACCGAAGTCCACTTGTGGTCCAATTAAGCCACTTTAATTGTGGTGGACTGGCAGTCAGCGTATGCATATCACACAAGATTGCTGATGGATACAGTGTCGGTCAATTCCTTAAAGATTGGGCTTCCACAACTCGAGATGATCAGTTGGATTTCAAATCATCTCCTTGGTTTGGTGCAAATTCTCTATTCCCACCAAAATTAGATGACCCTCCAATTGTAAACGGAATAACTCATGAACCTCAACGATTATCAAAAGCGTACCATTTCTCATCCTCTAATTTGGGTAGGCTCAAAGCTATGGTTGTTGCAACGAATTCAGGAGTAGTACATAATCCAACTAGCATTGAAGTTGTCACAGCACTTGTTCATAAATGCGGAGTAgtatcatcatcaacattattATCAACTGATGAAAATCATACTCCTACTACTACTAGCATGTTTAAACCATCTCTATTGTGGCAAGTAATGAACTTACGTCCACCATTGCCCCTAAACGCCATTGGAAATGGTACTTATTACTTTACCGCAATAGCAACAAGTGAAGATGAGATACAAGTGCCAAACTTTGTTGATCAACTAGTAAAGGCTAAACAACATGTTAAGGACAAGTTGAAGGAAATAAATGTAAATGAGCTAGGCTCGCGCGCGCTTGAAGAATCCAAAGTGGCTAAAAACATAATGGCGGATGATGATTATTATTTGTGCTCAAGCTTTCGCAATTTCGGGTTATACACGATTGATTTTGGATGGGGTAGGCCCATAAGAGTGGTTCCAGCATCACATCCAAGGAAGAAGACACTTCATTTCTTGGATGACCCAAATGGAGATGGGATAAATGTACACATCACTTTAACTCAACATCATATGTTACTATTTCAGAATAACAAAGACCTCTTGGAATTTGCTTCTCCAATTGGAATAagtcaaaatattatataa